CAAAGAAAGATGACGCTTCAGGTGCTGATCATTTTCGTCCTATTAGCCTCGTACACAGTTTTACCAAGATAATCACCAAAGTGTTAGCAAATCGTCTTGCACTGAGACTAAACGAGATGATCTCTCAAAATCAAAATGCTTTTGTGCGAAAAAGAGCAATTCATGATAATTTCATTTTTGTTCAAAACTTGGTTCAGCGCTTACACAGGACAAGAAAACAGAGTTTGTTCATTAAAGTTGATATTGCCAAAGCTTTCGATATGGTGTGCTGGCCTTACCTCCTTGATGTTCTTCGACAGTTCGGCTTTGGCAACCGTTGGCTCAATTGGATCTGCAACCTTTTTGCCACCTCTTCGTCCCAGGTCCTTCTCAATGGTGCACCGGGACAACCAATTCCTCATGCGAGGGGTCTTCGTCAGGGCGATCCTCTGTCACCAATGCTCTTTATTCTCGCCATGGAACCCTTCCACTGGATTCTTAAAGCGGCCGAAGGTGCTTCCATCCTTTCTCCGTTAGAGAGTAACCGCAACAGGTTCCGTTGCTCTTTATATGCTGATGATGTAGCTGTTTTCACAAGACCAGATGCGACAGAGCTCACCACCCTTTCAAAGCTTCTAAATTTCTTCGCGCAAGTTTTAGGCCTCCACACAAATGTTGCCAAAACTGAAATTTTTCCTATTAGATGTGAAGGAATTGATCTAGCTCCTTTGTTGCAAATCTTCCCAGGCACAATTAAGTCCTTTCCCTGTCGTTATCTTGGATTGCCACTCCACTACCGAAAATTGAGGAAAATTGATTTTCTCCCCTTAATTGAGAAAATTGGTTCACGACTCCCTACTTGGAAAGGAAGGTTTTTCTCCTCTTCGGGTCGCGAAACCCTGGTAAAAACGGTTCTTAGCTCAATGCCAATCCACCATCTTTCGGCCCTCCAAATGCCAAAGTGGGTTTTCAAGAGAATTGATAGGTTTCGAAGATCTTTCCTCTGGAAGGGCGAGGACCCAGACCATTCAAACCCAGGCAGCTGTTTGGTAAACTGGCAGACAGTGTGCAGACCAAAATCTTTGGGGGGATTGGGACTCCTTGATTTGGAAAAATTTTCTAGAGCTCTCCGTCTCAATGGCTGTGGCTTAAATGGAAAGACGAGGACAAACCCTGGGCTGGTATGAATCTGCCTTGTGATGATATCGATAAAAGGTTGTTCCAAGCAGCAACTACGATCGCAGTGGGCGACGGAGCAAAAACAAGTTTTTGGCATGATCATTGGCTTCAAGGCTGCTGCCCTAAAGATATTGCCCCTCTTTGTTTTCAGCTAGCaaaaaggaaacaaagaaatGTTCAGTTAGAGGTTTCATCAAACAACTGGATTCTCTCCTTCAGGCAATTCTCGTCAATCGAAGAGATCCACGACCTCGTGCGGCTGGGAGGCATGCTTCAAGATTTTCATCTATCACAAAGTGCCGACGATATAACCTGGAATTGGAACTCCGCAGGTTGCTACTCAAGTAAAAGTGCATATTCTTACCAATTTGAAGGTTCTTTCACTCGTTTGGATTTTGTCTCTCTTTGGAAGGCGCCAGCTGAACCTAAAATGAGGTCTTTGGGATGGCTTATTCTTCACCACAAAACTCTAACGGCTCAGAACCTCCTTCAGAGACATTGGCCTTGCAATTGGATCTGCTGTCTTTGCACCGATGCCTTTGAGGACACTAATCATCTTTTTTGCGAATGCTCCTTTTTTAAAGAAGTTTGGGCACTAGTTCACAGTTGGCATAATTTGCTAGTTTCTAATTCACAGCCGGCTGGGATCGCTTCTTGGTGGGAGGATATCAATCGACAAGGCTCAGCAATCCAAAAGCAGGATATTAGAGGAGTTTTGTTAACCACTTGGTGGAATGTTTGGCTTGAAAGAAATAGGAGAATTTTTCACAATACCACTTGTACTTCGTTCCAAGTAGCATACTTTGTTAAGCAGGACCTAGATTTGCGGAGGACTGCTTTTAGTCCTCCTTGATTTCCTTTTTGTTTCTGGGactgtaagttttttttttttctcctatcaATTAAATTCCGGCAGCTCTCCTGCCGTcgtttccctcaaaaaaaaatatattcagtgTTGATAATGTGAGAGGAAAGTCTAAATTCTGAGTCCTTGTCATGAAATTGATTGATGGAATCCCAagggaaaattaaaagaagaagaaaaaaaaataaagcctaTCATTTTGTGCCTATTTTTCTTAATGTGAAAATGTAGGACAGCAACCAGCTGTCTGCATGCCACataaatcatgaaaaaaatatgtcaaCATTAAAAACAACTGTTGCTGCTGCAAATGATGCCACGCAAATGTGAGGCTTTAGAAGCATATAATTGCTGAGTGAAAATGATACTAATATCATACCTCTGTTATTTTTCCTTGTGCTGCATCCAGCTTTACGATGAGATCCCTTTTCTCATACAAAAGCTCCTTGTTCTTCCTCCTCAGCtcaactacctccacttccaGCTCCTTGAGCTTCTTCAGCTTCCTCTGCACCTCTGCGTCCTTGatggctgcctcctcctccttggacTTCAGCGCAATCACCTGGTTCTTTAGAAGCAACAGCTGCCCTTTTGTCTGGTTCGCCTCCATCTGTATCTGTCGCTGCAGCTCCTTGATCTTGTTCCTCGCAGCCTCCAGCTCCCTCTTGGCTCCTGTGCCACGGGCGACGTCATCCTGcagcttcttcctctcctcttgcAGCGAGTTGATGGTCATTTTGAGCATGTCGATCTCCACCATCTTGATCTTGAGCTGTCTGTGTAGCTCTACAACATCAGTCTCCTGTTCCTTGAGGCCATAGTACTCTAGCAGCTCTCCCTCAAGCTTCACTTCCCTCTCCTCCAGCTCACGCACAAGTCCACGCAGCCTCTCCAGCTCGGAGTTAACACTGTTGTACCGAGAGCGTTCTTTGACGTCGAACCTGTCACTTGGTAGGGGGATGTCAATCTCCCCTGATAGGAGGCTCTCGATCTCGGAGAGCATGTCGTCATCATCTGAAAGAGCTGAATTGATTATGCCGCTGATTGTTTTAacctcttccttctcttcttctttctccccctGAACCACAGCAATTGAAAAGAACAGTTAAACGCATACGTGTTCAGAACAGTTACAGTTAAACTCACAAGTTCTAAGCTAGTAGAGAATGGCATGCACTTACATGTTCAGAGTAGCGAGTTTTATCCTTTCCTTTCCTTGCTTGGCCATCTGTTGAAGTTCAACAAGAGCTTCAGTGAGAAATTCAGAGGAACAAATTAAGGAAGGAAGTGCCACTGCAAGAGAGAAGCAAGTATAGTACCTCTGTTGCCACTGTTGGCTCTCTTAAGAGTTAAAGCTGCGACGGAGGCTACAACAACGACGCCTAACCTGACAAGCATGGCTCCTTGCCCTCATCACTGTCCCGGGCAGGAGAGCTGACGACGCACAGAGCTCCCTTGGCTCATCAGAAACTGGCAAGCTATGAGAATGGCAAGCCAGATATATCTTGGGCTagagatagatagatacatTGGAGGAGGAGAGCTCCAGCTCGTTGCCTTGGAATGAGTGAAACTGTGAAAGCCACTAGAACATGTGGCTTGCAAACGGTTCCTTCCAATTTGTCTGTCTCTATATGTTTATCTCTTCCCTTGTTTGCAAAAACAGACAGGACTTGTATAGCAGACGAGCTCTTTTCTGTGTGCTAGCAGTGTGGCACTTACTAATAGCTGACAAAATTTACATATGCTGACAGTGGCAGGAAGAAAGCATGCATCTTAATTTGTGGCTTCTGATTTGCCTGTCATGATACAAGTACGGCTTGTGGCTTGAAAGCTAGCTTAATACGCAGGCTGTTTCCTGTGCACAAAAATGGGTGGTAGCTGGCGTTTGATAGTGATAATTGGATAGCAAAGACCAGACGATAGTTGAGGCTTACGAGGCTCACAGGATGGAGCATTGCTTATCATTACCCTCTTCTGGACACACCTGCAAAGGGCCTGTTGGAGATTTACTACAGTAGATCTAAACAGTAAATGGGAACAGTAATCAGGCAAGCTGTAAAAAGATTACTGCTTACAGAGCACTTTGCTACAGTACTGAAGCGCTGTTCGGTGCATTGATTCACCGTAGCAGTCTCAGAATACTGTAGCTACAGTTATTCTCTGCTGCACTGTAGAGAACCTAGATccgtttgggggagcttctaactgctgcagcttctcccagaatcagaagctcccctAAACAGTCTAGCTTCTGGTCTAGATTCTAAGaagttgtagttgtagaatccataAAATGAagtagaagccagaagctgggaaacccagctgcttctcagaatcttaatcTCCCTCAAACAAGCCCAAAAACTAAAATACTAATAAGCTAATAACACACCAGTGCACTCACCAAAAgtattgattttctttttggcaTATTTTTAGGAATCTGGAGGTTCACATCTTAATTTTATTGGCATTGTTTTCAGGCCTGTAATCTCCATGGAATGGAAGTGTtggaataaatgggctaggcccaatttaattcaattaaaatctcaaGAGCCCACAAGTAATGTTAGAGAGAATAATACTGCCTTAAAAATTTAGGTGGAAGaacctcaacttaaatagggtgATATTAGATAttccctgttgaccggttgaggtgatGGTTGGACTGCCACACGCATGCGCGCATGCCGAGTCGGCCTCGGCCGTGGGCgtagcgaggcgaggcggcagaCCGAGTCGAGCCTGCCTGCTGCTCTTCCGTTTTGTAACAGACGAGAATAAAGTCACCATTAACAAATGAAATTCATTGTGTTGTAACCTCCGCAACAAATGAGAGATTCATTGTGTTGTAAcctccacaacaaatgagagattcattgtgttgtaacatccacaacaaatgagagatttatttgttgtaaccttcacaacaaatgaaagATTCATTATGtggtaaccttcacaacaaatgagatttattttgtagtaaccttcacaacaaatgagatttatttGTGTGGTAATGGAGATCTTTCTCTCTCTACATATAACGCAAGGCAGAGGCTCTCAAAGTGTGTGTCTTCCTCCTACTATTGTTCCTTGGCGATACTCTCCTTCTGTTCCTGCGCTGTCTCTCTGTTTCCCCGGTTCTGTTCATCCCGCGCGCACGGGTGATCGGAACGAGCAGGTGCCTCCGAAACTCCGTCCGCTTGAGAACCTGCACGGGTAGgcgggcgatcaagtttttgggttGCGCTTCAAGTGCGACTGCTCTGCatcatgttcaccaacatgtcgacaACCGGTGACAACAacaacactggagacaaggacaaggcaatactgcctcaaactccagcggagggccattctcggggtataacgTTTCACTATTACCGTTCGTTCTTCGTTTCCTACAACTGTCTGTCGCAATATTATTGCGTTCTCTTATctatgttgatgcttattctatattaagcatgctcatgttgtacacatctagcactgtcactagatctactcaaattacaaatgtcatgtttattgtcttaatattttggattaaaatatgccgaattatgaccaaatttccaacaatccaaaaacttgataggtctttttcggtagttggctttgctgcatccctaaaaccacatgctttcgatggttcaaattataaaagatggaaagcacgtgcactttTGTGGTTGACGGCGGTGCATTGTTTCTTTGTCTCACGGGGCAAACCAAGTGAACTGCCTCTCTCACCTGAGgaggaggctaagttcgaggctgcGGATTGcttgttccgtggagcattgatcagtgtgctCGCCGACAATATTGTGGACGTGTATATGCACATGCCTTCaaggaaggacatgtgggatgcttttgaggccaagttcggggTTTCCGATGCCAGCAgcgagctgtatgtcatggagcagttctatgactacaagatggtcgatggtCGTTCTGTAgtggaacaggctcatgagattcagatgttggcaaaggaacttgagaacaacaactgtgagttgcctgacaagtttgtggcaggtggcattattgccaaattgccaccttcttggACGGACTTTGCTACTTCTCTAAAACACAAGaggcaagagttcagtgttactGATCttattggctctttgggtgttgaggagaaggcgagggcaaaggacaacCGGGGCAAAAAGATCGAGGGAGGTTCTAGCGCCAATTTGgtgcagaagaagaaccctcacgcatcccacaacaacaacaagaaagtcaaacctgacgtcaaacccaaggctacaaccaattttaagaagaaaggcaagggaaaggcaaaaggAGGTTGCTTTGTGTatggcaagtctgggcattgggccaaggattgTCCTGAGTGCAAGGACAAGAAGTCTACAAACATGGTTATTagtgagggcggaggaacatcgagGTATGGTAAAtttttacctacagttctctctgtctgtcactcacctgattggtgggttgatactggtgctaatattcatgtgtgtGTCGACATttccctgttttcttcttatcaggtcgggagaggttcctccttgttgatgggaaacggatcgcttgcggctgttcatggtgttggtacggtcgatctgaagtttattTCGGGAAaaatcgtgcagctgaagaacgtgcagcatgtcccttcaataaagaagaatctagttagcggctctctattgtgtagagatggttttagacttgtgtttgaatccaataaatgtgttgtatctaaatatggaacgtttattggaaaaggttatgacagcggaggcttgttccgcttttccttGGATGATATGTGTAATAAAGTTGTGAACCATGTAagcaatgatgatgatgagtctaatgtgtgaCATTcacgactctgtcatgtgaattttggttgtatgaCACGCTTAGCCAACAtaagtttaattccaaaattcactttagtCAAAGGCTCTAAGTGCCATACTtatgttcaatcgaaacaacctcgcaagcctcacaaggcatctgaggcgaggaatttggcaccactagaacttgttcattccgatctgtgcgaaatgaacggcgtgttcactaaagggggaaagaaatatttcatgacactgatagatgattgcactagattctgCTATGTGtacctattgaaaacaaaggatgaagcaTTACATTACTTCAAGATCTATaaggctgaggtagaaaaccaactggaaaggaaaatcaaacggttgaggtctgataggggtggagagtatttttccaataaGTTTATTTCTTTCTGCGAAGAGTATGAAATTATTCAttagaggacgcctccctattcaccccagtcAAACGGGgtagccgaaagaaagaaccgcactctaactgagatggtgaatgccatatTAGACACTGCAggactttccaaggaatggtggggtgaggcaatattgactgcgtgtcatgtcctgaatagaaTTCCTActaagcataaggaagtaacaccattcgaggaatgggaaaagaagaaattaaatctctctcaCCTGcgcacatggggctgtttggccaaggtaaatatacctatagccaaaaagcgtaaACTTGTACCAAAGACCGTAGATTGTGTGatccttggttatgctatccacagtgtgggatataggttcttaatagtaaattctggagtacccgacatgtgtgttggtacaattactgagtccagagatgccacttttttgagaatgaatttcctatgaaaaatGCACCTAGTACTTCTAGTCAAGAACCTATTTTATCCCCTGAGCACTTTATGCCGATAGAACATATTGATCAAACGCTTGAGGAAAATCCTAAGGAGGATAACATTGTAGCAACTcgaaagagtaagagacaaaggactgcaaagtcttttggagatgactacattgtatatctTATGGATGATACTCCAAGAACCattgaagaggcatattcatctcctgatgctgactattggaaggaagcggtacgcagtgagatggactcaattatgtctaatggtacttgggaagtcgtcgagcgtccatatgggtgcaagcctgtaggatgcaaatgggttttcaagaaaaagcttaggcctgatggtacaattgaaaagtacaaggcaaggcttgtggccaagggttatacccaaaaagaaGGCGAGGACTTTTTCGACACTTATTCACcggttgctcgcttgaccacgattcgagtactactcgctctggcagcctctcatggtctactcgtccatcagatggatgttaagacagctttcctcaatgaagagttggaggaggagatctatatggatcaactagatgggtatgtactagaaggtcagaaGGGAATGGTGTGCAAGCTGTTGAAGTCCTTGTATGGTCTCAAACAAgcgcctaagcaatggcatgagaagtttgataATAAACTTACATCtgctggctttgttgtgaacgaagctgacaaatgtgtgtactatcgctatggtgggggagagggagtgatcttgtgtttatatgtcgatgacatattgatctttgggaccaggctcaatgtgattgaggaggtcaaggactttCTGTCCAAAAGcattgaaatgaaggatttgggagtgggtggtgttattcttaacattaaactactgagaggagatgagggtgggattacacttgtgcaatctcactatgtggacaaggtcttgagtcgctttggttatagtgactgcaaagctgctcctactccttatgatcccagtgtgctattaaggaaaaaccgaagaatagcaagggatcaattgagatactctcagatcattggttcattgatgtacttagctagtgcaacgaggcctgacatctcatttgctgtgagcaagttgagccggtttttttcaaatccgggagatgatcattggcatgcTCTTGAAAGAGTAATACGCTATCTAAAAGGGACAATGAGCTATGAAATTCACTACGCCGGGTACCCAAAAGTGCTGGAGGGCTATAGTGATTCAAattggatatctgatgctgatgagataaaggcCACAAGTgggtatgtgttcacacttggaggggGCGTTGTTTCCTAGAAGTATTGCAAgtagaccatcttaacgaggtcaacaatagAAGCAGAACTCACAGCTTTAGATACTGCCACAGTTGAGGCCGAATGGCTTCGTGAGCTCCTGATGGACTTGCCGGTGCTTAAAAAACCAGTTCCAGCAATCCTGATGAACtatgataatcaaacagtgattattaaagtgaacagttcgaaggacaacatgaagtcatccagGCATGTTAAAAGAAGACTGAagtctgtcagaaagcagaaaaactccggagtgatagcattggactatgtcgagacggctaaaaatctggcagatcagtttaccaaggggctaccacgtaatgtgatagactgtgcatTGAGGGAGATGGGCTTGAGACCCACTTAGAGTTgcacaatagtggaaacctgtccattgtgatcggagatcccgtgaatttggatggcgaaacaaactattgtgtagctgagagaagagaccctaaaATGAGCCTATCTTCATGATGCACTTCTCTTCTAATCTGTATGGTAGGATGGTATAcaccttaatgtgatccgagtggttTTTTATAAAGCAGAGATGTTGGCCTGCAGAACATCTTaaaaggaacacacctatatgagtccaactgctagtcacagtctatgagatctgggtgatctctagatactcatgaaaaggccaggagtatgacttatacgctccaaacagaggggatgcaaaCGACAGCCCAGTACCAGTTAAGGGTTTGAGTGAAACCTGAATCACACAAGACTGataattcaaggcatagtccattgttcagttgtgatcTGGTGTAGCTCTTTTCtaaggtggaagttcaacttaacagtctccatcGAAACACTGGTATAACTAACAGGTTCAGTTTTGAGAACATTTCTTGTGAGCCATGAAATTTGGTGGGAATTGTtggaataaatgggctaggcccaatttaattcaattaaaatctcaaGAGCCCACAAGTAATGTTAGAGAGAATAATACTGCCTTGAAAATTTAGATGGAAGaacctcaacttaaatagggtgATATTAGAGAttccctgttgaccggttgaggtgatGGTTGGACTGCCACACGCATGCGCGCATGCCGAGTCGGCCTCGGCCGTGGGCgtagcgaggcgaggcggccgaCCGAGTCGAGCCTGCCTGCTGCTCTTCCGTTTGTAACAGACGAGAATAAAGTCACCATTAAAAATTCATTGTGTTGTAAcctccacaacaaatgagagattcattgtgttgtaacctccacaacaaatgagagattcattgtgttgtaacatccacaacaaatgagagatttatttgttgtaaccttcacaacaaatgaaagATTCATTATGtggtaaccttcacaacaaatgagatttattttgtggtaaccttcacaacaaatgagatttatttgtgtggtaatggagatctctctctctctacatatAATGCAAGGCAGAGGCTCTCAAAGTGTGTGTCTTCCTCCTACTATTGTTCCTTGGTGATACTCTCCTTCTGTTCCTGCGCTGTCTCTCTGTTTCCCCGGTTCTGTTCATCCCGCGCGCACGGGTGATCGGAACGAGCAGGTGCCTCCGAAACTCCGTCCGCTTGAGAACCTGCACGGGTAGgcgggcgatcaagtttttAGGTAGCGCTTCAAGTGCGACTGCCCTgcatcatcttcaccaacatgtcgacaACCGGTGACAACAACAACACCGGAGACAAGGAGAAgacaatactgcctcaaactccagcggagggccattctcggggtataacgTTTCACTATTACCATTCGTTCTTCGTTTCCTACAACTGTCTGTCGCAATATTATTGCGTTCTCTTATctatgttgatgcttattctatattaagcatgctcatgttgtacacatctagcactgtcactagatctactcaaattacaaatgtcatgtttattgtcttaatattttggattaaaatatgccgaattatgaccaaatttccaacaggAAGTCTGTTTTAAGGGGGAAAAAAGGGGCTGGCAGCTTGCACACAACCACCATACAGAATAGACATTCAGTTTGGACCTGAAAGTGAAGATTGCTATCTGGTGTGTTTTTCCTCTCCTCGAGTTTTGCTTTACTAATATCAGACAGTCAGATACTTTTTGTTTTCCTTGATCACAAGATACAATCACAAAATTATGATTCTTGCAGCCTGTATCCATCGTTGTTACATCTAATCGAATCTGATTTTAGTAAGTCGGTTGTTTTTGAGCTCTGCAAGGCGGCTACTCACTAGAACCTGCCCAAGAACATCTGATTCTGAACAAGTGCAGAAATATCGCTGCTGTCAGCGCTCATGCAGCACAGGTTTCTGGCCCCAATATAATAGAAAACAAGGACACCAATGAGGACAGAGGCGAGTGGCACAGTCAGATTGTCGTCCAAGCGTGTGCTGATAGGGAGCGACTCCACAATTGCAGCAGAAAGCGATGTCACGCCAAAGGCAATCACCATGGTCCAGCTCTCCTCGACAAATCCGAAGAGGTGGAAGTAGCACATGTACCTGGCAAATACTCCAGTAGTTTCAGATTAACAGCTACCAAGACTTCAGTAGAAATGTTGCTATTAAATAGCTTGTTGCTTACAGGATTGATGCAAGGAAACCAGCTAAGAACATTGCAATGGATCCAGCGTAAGATTTGTCAGGGTTGTAAGGAAGCTTTATACGGCCTAACTGCCTTCCAGCTATGTCAGCTACACCTGAAAGAAGCAACGCAGAGAATTCGGTTGATGTCTGAAACTTTTCACTTGATGAATGAAAAGAGCAGCCCAAAATCGATAGAAGAGTATCAGCAGAAAATTTCAACTTCAAGCTAAGGCCATACCGTCTCCGGCACACAAGTTGCAAATCACAGCGATTGAAATGGGAGATGTCCTCCAGAAAATAACAGTAGCGAGAGTCATAGCACAAGCGTAGTACAGTGGTCCTTTAAGAAGCTCTCTggaaacaaaaggaaaaggatGGAAACGGTTATTCCATTAGTGAATTAGGTACACGAACAGAACTTTGATGCAACTATGATGCTTTGCAATGAAGAGAAAATCTGTATGTCTAAAAAAAAAGCTCCTTTTTTTTGCAGTATTGTGAGGGAAATGAAATGAGTACCTAGGGTCTCCGTTCCTGGTCATGGAGTTAATGACACCATCATCTTTGACAATACCAAGTCCAATCAAGGTAACCTTTATGATGTTGAATGCAATGACAATGGAAGCAAGAAATGGAGCATAGACATCATCCGCACTGCAATCAGGAAGAGTACGTTGTCAGGAAGGCAGAAACACACTTGGTATGACTATGACTATGACAAAATTAAAGATACTGCTAGTATATTGTTGGTCTGGAACTCGATCGATCTGGTTTACCTGAACAAAGGCCACATGAGGAAGTATACTAAGCCAACAGTAATGTGCACGAGTTTCCTGCAAAGTTTCTGAAGATGGACGGCAAGGAGATACTCCCAGTTAAGAATCAGCAAATACGAAACACAATTTGCTGCAGTATTATATGTGATGTGACTAACACTGGATCTGACACAAACACCTCAATTAGCCAACAAATTAATGGTGTACTTTTGGAAAATTGCCGGCAGCTAATAGGGATCTAAACACACTTGTCATATCATGCTACAGAGAGCTGAAGTGAACAGTAGGTGAAGGAAGAAGAGGTGAGGTGACCTGGTCCAAGAGGGCGCGGTTGCCGACCTCTTCCCAGAAGCGAAGCACGGCGAGCGCGGTGGCTCCGGtgagcacggcggcgccggcgtcccgGAGCACCTGACTCTCCATGGGTGAATCAATGCTTCTCTTACCGCCTTGGCCGCCACAAACTCAATTTCATTTACTTGTAGTTGACCTTCCTTGGATTGTGCAAGATTGGATCCGGACACTGCTGTACTAGTACCGCTAGCTGACGATGATATAATATTCATCACGCTTCTCATATGTTTCTATATTcttatatttcacaaaataaagttgagtttatTTTTAAGAACTTTGTATGCTTGTCTAATACTACCTTAGCATTTCGTgagattatttttaaaattggtTGAGATATAAAATTGAGaaacatatgagaaaaaaaaagaggaatagTGTATTTTTAATGATTTGTTAATTTTATATTCCATTAATAAAGTCGAGTTTGTTCATGCAACTTTGTAGAGTTGTTTATTTATATATTACCTACTTGTGTGATTCTTTTAAGACTTCTTGAGAGATTCTATAGAAAATGGACGTCACTAGGTAGTGCATTGTAGTGCTTTAGTTCTAACCGAAGACCACTCTATTCCATATATAATTCTCCTTTAGCTTATGGTGCATGtctttttttaatctatttaatgacttatatcttttaaatcacatattccctccatcccataatataagggattttagagaGATGTGACACAATCTAGTACAATGCATCTGGACGGAGAGTCTGTCCAGATACATTGTACTATGATGTGTCACATCGCTcaaaaatcacttatattatga
This genomic window from Oryza sativa Japonica Group chromosome 12, ASM3414082v1 contains:
- the LOC4351259 gene encoding probable phytol kinase 2, chloroplastic; the encoded protein is MESQVLRDAGAAVLTGATALAVLRFWEEVGNRALLDQKLCRKLVHITVGLVYFLMWPLFSADDVYAPFLASIVIAFNIIKVTLIGLGIVKDDGVINSMTRNGDPRELLKGPLYYACAMTLATVIFWRTSPISIAVICNLCAGDGVADIAGRQLGRIKLPYNPDKSYAGSIAMFLAGFLASILYMCYFHLFGFVEESWTMVIAFGVTSLSAAIVESLPISTRLDDNLTVPLASVLIGVLVFYYIGARNLCCMSADSSDISALVQNQMFLGRF